One Solea senegalensis isolate Sse05_10M linkage group LG3, IFAPA_SoseM_1, whole genome shotgun sequence genomic window carries:
- the LOC122765759 gene encoding vomeronasal type-2 receptor 26-like, which produces MEVPVSVCSASCLSGFRKAVRRGEPICCFDCVPCDSGKISNQTNSVDCTICPEDFWSNNDRTACISKKVEYLTFDSLGMALTVMSVVGACFTLAVCGVFFCHRHTAIVRVNNSELSFFILFALTLCFLCSLLFIGKPTYWSCMLRHTAFSITFSLCISCILGKTLVVLAAFTATRPGHNIMKWLGPKQQRTIISSCTLVQVVICAAWLIDVPPFPSRNTQYEHSKIILECSVGSSLAFWCVLGYIGLQACLCFVLAFLARKLPGNFNEAKFITFSMLIFCSVWLAFIPAYISSPGNYADAVESFAILASSFGLLFCLFAPKSYIILLKPEKNTKQHLMGKEKK; this is translated from the exons atggag GTGCCAgtatctgtgtgcagtgccagttgtcttTCAGGCTTCCGGAAGGCTGTCCGTCGtggggagcctatctgctgctttgactgtgtaccatgtgacagtggcaaaattagcaatcagacaa ACTCAGTAGATTGTACaatttgtcctgaggacttctggtcaaacaacgacagaacagcctgcatctccaagaaagtggagtacttgaccttcgattcattgggaatggccctgacagtgatgtctgtggtgggcgcctgcttcactctggctgtctgtggagtcttcttctgtcacagacacacagccatcgtccgtgtgaataactctgagctcagtttcttcatactgtttgcactgactctgtgtttcctgtgttctctgcttttcattggaaagccaacatattggtcctgcatgctgcgccacactgcctttagcatcacattttcactgtgtatttcctgcatcctggggaagaccctggtggtactggctgcattcactgccaccaggccagggcacaacatcatgaagtggctggggcctaagcagcagaggaccatcatctccagctgcactctggttcaggtggttatctgtgctgcctggctcattgatgtccccccgtttccatccagaaataccCAATATGAACATTCTAAGATCATACtggagtgtagtgtgggctCTAGCCTGGCATTCTGGTGCgttcttggatatattggtctacaggcctgtctgtgctttgtattggcttttctggCCCGAAAATTGCCGGGGaacttcaacgaggccaagttcatcactttcagcatgctgatcttctgttctGTGTGGCTTGCATTCATTCCTGCTTATATCAGTtcccctggaaattatgcagatgcagttgagtcatttgccatcttggcctccagctttggcttattgttctgtctgtttgctccaaagagttacattattttactgaagcctgaaaagaatacaaaacagcacctgatggggaaagaaaagaaatga